Proteins encoded by one window of Pseudomonas tructae:
- a CDS encoding ABC-F family ATPase: MISTANITMQFGAKPLFENVSVKFNNGNRYGLIGANGCGKSTFMKILGNDLEPSAGQVMLEPNVRLGKLRQDQFAYEEFTVIDTVIMGHEELWKVKAERDRIYSLPEMTEEDGMAVAELETEFAEMDGYTAESRAGELLLGLGIPLEQHFGPMTEVAPGWKLRVLLAQALFSDPEVLLLDEPTNHLDINTIRWLENILTARNSTMIIISHDRHFLNSVCTHMADLDYGELRLFPGNYDEYMTAATQSREQLLSDNAKKKAQIAELQTFVSRFSANASKAKQATSRAKQIDKIQLAEVKPSSRVSPFIRFEQTKKLHRQAVTIEQMSKGFDGKTLFKNFSFTVEAGERVAIIGPNGIGKTTLLRTLVGELSPDAGAVKWTESAELGYYAQDHAHDFEEDVSLFDWMGQWTQGEQVIRGTLGRMLFSNDEILKSVKVISGGEQGRMLFGKLILQKPNVLIMDEPTNHLDMESIEALNLALENYPGTLIFVSHDREFVSSLATRIIELSPSGVIDFSGTYDDYLRSQGVVI, encoded by the coding sequence TTGATTTCTACCGCTAACATCACCATGCAGTTCGGCGCCAAGCCCTTGTTCGAGAACGTCTCGGTCAAGTTCAACAACGGCAACCGCTACGGCCTGATCGGCGCCAACGGCTGCGGCAAGTCGACCTTCATGAAAATCCTCGGCAACGACCTGGAGCCGTCCGCCGGCCAGGTCATGCTCGAGCCGAACGTGCGCCTGGGCAAGCTGCGCCAGGATCAGTTCGCCTACGAAGAATTCACCGTGATCGATACCGTGATCATGGGCCACGAAGAGCTGTGGAAGGTCAAGGCCGAGCGCGATCGCATTTATTCGCTGCCAGAAATGACCGAAGAAGACGGCATGGCTGTCGCGGAGCTGGAAACCGAGTTCGCCGAGATGGACGGCTACACCGCCGAATCCCGCGCCGGTGAGCTGCTGCTGGGCCTGGGTATCCCGCTGGAACAGCATTTCGGCCCGATGACCGAAGTCGCCCCAGGCTGGAAGCTGCGCGTACTGCTGGCCCAGGCGCTGTTCTCGGATCCGGAAGTGCTGCTGCTCGACGAACCGACCAACCACCTGGACATCAACACCATTCGCTGGCTGGAAAATATTCTCACGGCGCGTAACAGCACCATGATCATCATTTCCCACGACCGTCACTTCCTCAACAGCGTCTGCACCCACATGGCTGACCTGGACTACGGCGAGCTGCGCCTGTTCCCGGGCAACTACGATGAGTACATGACCGCCGCGACCCAATCGCGCGAGCAACTGCTGTCGGACAACGCCAAGAAAAAAGCCCAGATCGCCGAACTGCAGACCTTCGTCAGCCGCTTCTCGGCCAACGCCTCGAAAGCCAAGCAGGCCACCTCGCGGGCCAAGCAGATCGACAAGATCCAGCTGGCCGAGGTCAAGCCATCGAGCCGGGTCAGCCCGTTCATCCGCTTCGAACAGACCAAAAAGCTGCACCGTCAGGCCGTGACCATCGAGCAGATGTCCAAGGGCTTCGACGGCAAGACCCTGTTCAAGAACTTCAGCTTCACCGTTGAAGCCGGCGAGCGCGTGGCGATCATCGGCCCCAACGGGATCGGCAAAACCACCCTGCTGCGTACCCTGGTCGGTGAGCTGAGCCCGGATGCCGGTGCGGTGAAATGGACCGAAAGCGCAGAGCTCGGCTACTACGCCCAGGACCACGCCCACGACTTCGAAGAAGACGTCAGCCTGTTCGACTGGATGGGCCAATGGACCCAGGGCGAACAAGTGATCCGTGGCACCCTGGGGCGCATGCTGTTCTCCAACGACGAGATCCTCAAGTCGGTCAAGGTGATCTCCGGTGGTGAGCAAGGCCGCATGCTGTTCGGCAAGCTGATCCTGCAAAAGCCCAACGTGCTGATCATGGACGAACCGACCAACCACCTGGACATGGAATCGATCGAGGCGCTCAACCTGGCGCTGGAAAACTACCCGGGCACGCTGATCTTCGTCAGCCACGACCGTGAGTTCGTCTCCTCGCTGGCAACCCGCATCATCGAGCTGAGCCCAAGCGGTGTCATCGACTTCAGCGGTACCTACGATGACTACCTGCGCAGCCAGGGTGTAGTGATCTGA
- a CDS encoding TraX family protein gives MAAQRTAHREIALDLLKWLAIISMVADHLRFLWPEQVWLFMVGRLAFPWFCLAIAANVARSLPGQVYTRANARYLIGLLVFSLISEPPYRWLNVDSPTLSVMPTLTLGLLVAWGVHHRRPVMGLLALLALVVGAGAAKWLMYGVPGVLLPAAFVLALRLRGVAWLLPGVTAAMANLTDLWLAQHSLHPLALLALGVAFCSAGLGLAMLRLGWRQHIWPIGRWGYAFYPLHLALIKALIELSR, from the coding sequence ATGGCAGCACAGCGCACCGCCCACAGGGAGATTGCCCTGGACCTGCTCAAGTGGCTGGCAATCATCAGCATGGTTGCCGACCACCTGCGTTTCCTCTGGCCTGAGCAAGTCTGGCTGTTCATGGTCGGGCGCCTGGCGTTCCCCTGGTTCTGCCTGGCGATTGCCGCCAATGTTGCCCGTTCGCTGCCCGGGCAGGTGTACACCCGGGCCAATGCCCGCTACCTGATCGGCTTGCTGGTGTTTTCATTGATCTCCGAGCCGCCTTACCGCTGGCTGAATGTCGACTCGCCAACCCTCAGCGTCATGCCAACCCTGACCCTCGGCCTGCTGGTCGCCTGGGGCGTGCACCATCGCCGACCCGTGATGGGCCTGTTAGCGTTGCTGGCGTTGGTAGTCGGGGCAGGGGCGGCCAAATGGCTGATGTACGGGGTGCCCGGCGTGTTGCTGCCCGCAGCATTCGTGCTGGCCTTGCGTTTGCGCGGTGTGGCCTGGCTGTTGCCCGGGGTGACGGCGGCGATGGCCAACCTCACTGATCTCTGGCTTGCACAGCACTCCTTGCATCCGCTTGCGTTGTTGGCCCTGGGCGTGGCGTTTTGCTCGGCGGGGCTTGGGTTGGCGATGCTGCGCCTGGGCTGGCGCCAACACATCTGGCCGATAGGGCGCTGGGGTTACGCCTTCTATCCGCTGCACCTGGCGTTGATCAAGGCGCTGATCGAACTCAGTCGCTAA
- the ptrR gene encoding putrescine utilization regulator PtrR, with protein MDLVQLEMFKAVAEQGSISAAAQHIHRVPSNLTTRIKQLEQELGAELFIREKSRLRLSPAGWNFLDYARRILELVAQARLTVAGDEPQGSFALGSLESTAAVRIPSLLAAYNQAYAKVELDLTTGPSGAMIDGVLGGRLSAAFVDGPVLHPALEGVPVFVEEMVLIAPLNHAPITRAAEVNGMTIYAFRANCSYRHHFERWFADDEAVPGKIIEMESYHGMLACVSAGAGLALMPRSMLESMPGCSTVSVWPLSQRFRYLRTWLVWRRGTVTRSLSTFVQLLEERGEVLKAEDDR; from the coding sequence ATGGATCTGGTGCAACTGGAAATGTTCAAGGCGGTAGCCGAGCAGGGCAGCATCAGTGCGGCGGCCCAGCATATCCATCGGGTGCCGTCGAACCTGACCACACGGATCAAGCAGTTGGAGCAGGAACTGGGTGCCGAGCTGTTCATCCGCGAGAAAAGCCGCTTGCGTCTGTCGCCGGCAGGCTGGAACTTTCTCGACTATGCCCGGCGTATTCTTGAACTGGTCGCGCAAGCGCGGCTGACCGTGGCCGGTGACGAGCCGCAAGGGTCCTTTGCCCTGGGCTCGCTGGAAAGTACTGCCGCCGTGCGCATCCCGTCGCTGTTGGCGGCTTACAACCAGGCCTATGCCAAGGTCGAACTGGACCTGACCACCGGGCCTTCGGGGGCAATGATCGACGGCGTTCTGGGCGGGCGCCTGAGCGCAGCCTTTGTCGACGGGCCGGTGCTGCACCCGGCGCTGGAGGGGGTGCCGGTGTTCGTCGAGGAGATGGTGCTGATCGCACCGCTCAACCATGCGCCGATCACCCGTGCGGCAGAGGTCAACGGCATGACCATCTACGCCTTTCGCGCCAACTGCTCCTACCGTCATCACTTTGAACGCTGGTTTGCCGATGACGAAGCGGTGCCGGGCAAGATCATCGAAATGGAGTCCTACCACGGCATGCTCGCCTGCGTCAGTGCCGGTGCCGGCCTGGCGTTGATGCCGCGCAGCATGCTGGAAAGCATGCCCGGTTGCAGTACAGTGAGCGTCTGGCCGCTGTCCCAGCGTTTTCGCTACCTGCGCACCTGGCTGGTGTGGCGCCGGGGCACGGTGACGCGCAGCCTGAGCACCTTTGTCCAATTACTGGAGGAGCGCGGCGAAGTGCTCAAGGCTGAAGATGACAGGTAG
- a CDS encoding aldehyde dehydrogenase family protein, whose protein sequence is MTAINLHTHALSINPASGEQIGHYAYESDAVLDAALARATQGFANWRRTPVDTRTELLLALAGALRDNALAMARMITDEMGKPVAQARGEIEKCAQLCEWYAANGPAMLQAEPAPVPVGQARIEYRPLGPLLAVMPWNFPIWQVLRGAVPALLAGNTYVLKHAPNVMGSAYLLLDAFQRAGFPAGVFEVINVTPEGVSKAIADPRIAAVTLTGSVRAGMAIGAQAGAALKKCVLELGGSDPFIVLNDANLDEAVKAAVIGRYQNTGQVCAAAKRLIVEQGVVEAFTRKFVEATQALVMGDPHNADTYIGPMARFDLREELDQQVQATLAEGATLLLGGGKVQGQGNYYQPTVLADVTDQMTSFKQELFGPVASIITARNARHALELANDSEFGLASTIYTGNAALAQQLADELDTGGVFINGYCASDPRVTFGGVKKSGFGRELSHFGVREFCNAQTVWIDRN, encoded by the coding sequence ATGACCGCTATTAACCTTCACACCCACGCTTTGTCGATCAACCCTGCTAGCGGCGAACAGATCGGCCACTACGCCTATGAAAGCGACGCCGTGCTCGACGCTGCTCTGGCCCGCGCCACCCAGGGTTTTGCCAATTGGCGGCGTACACCGGTGGACACCCGTACCGAGCTGTTGCTGGCCTTGGCCGGTGCCTTGCGTGATAACGCGCTGGCCATGGCGCGGATGATCACCGACGAAATGGGCAAGCCGGTCGCCCAGGCCAGGGGCGAAATCGAAAAATGCGCCCAGCTGTGTGAATGGTACGCAGCCAACGGTCCGGCCATGCTCCAGGCAGAACCGGCCCCGGTGCCTGTCGGCCAGGCCCGTATCGAGTACCGCCCGCTCGGCCCGCTGCTGGCGGTAATGCCGTGGAATTTTCCGATCTGGCAGGTGCTGCGGGGCGCGGTTCCAGCACTGCTGGCCGGCAATACCTACGTGCTCAAGCATGCCCCGAACGTAATGGGCAGCGCCTACTTGCTGCTTGATGCGTTCCAGCGGGCCGGCTTCCCGGCGGGTGTGTTCGAAGTCATCAACGTCACCCCTGAAGGCGTGAGCAAGGCGATTGCCGATCCGCGCATCGCGGCCGTAACCCTGACCGGCAGCGTACGCGCTGGCATGGCCATCGGCGCCCAAGCCGGTGCGGCGTTGAAAAAATGCGTGCTGGAGCTGGGCGGTTCCGATCCGTTCATCGTCCTCAACGATGCCAACCTCGACGAAGCGGTCAAGGCTGCGGTGATCGGCCGCTACCAGAACACCGGCCAGGTCTGTGCGGCCGCCAAGCGCCTGATTGTCGAGCAAGGGGTGGTCGAGGCATTCACCCGCAAGTTCGTCGAAGCCACCCAGGCCCTTGTCATGGGCGACCCGCACAACGCCGACACCTACATCGGCCCCATGGCCCGCTTCGATCTGCGCGAGGAGCTTGATCAACAGGTCCAGGCCACCCTGGCCGAAGGCGCGACCCTGCTGCTGGGCGGTGGCAAGGTCCAAGGACAGGGCAACTACTACCAGCCAACCGTGCTCGCCGACGTTACCGACCAGATGACCTCGTTCAAGCAGGAGCTGTTCGGCCCGGTGGCGTCGATCATCACCGCCCGCAATGCCCGCCACGCCCTGGAGCTTGCCAACGACAGTGAGTTCGGCCTGGCTTCGACGATTTACACCGGCAACGCGGCCCTGGCACAGCAACTGGCCGATGAACTGGACACCGGTGGCGTGTTCATCAACGGCTACTGCGCCAGTGACCCACGGGTAACCTTCGGCGGCGTGAAAAAAAGCGGCTTTGGCCGTGAGCTGTCGCACTTCGGGGTCCGCGAGTTCTGCAACGCGCAGACGGTGTGGATTGATCGCAACTGA
- a CDS encoding DUF2388 domain-containing protein, whose amino-acid sequence MRRLLLVSSLVLCLPFGSALARVDAGDVATSAGVSASLYSTFKDDKRIIPARDDASSFIASDGAIRGVYLESMLQSIRAQNPDLKASDEELARAILLQDEFGAGR is encoded by the coding sequence ATGCGCCGTCTACTGCTCGTTTCTTCGCTTGTGCTCTGTCTGCCCTTTGGCTCGGCCCTGGCCCGCGTCGATGCCGGTGATGTCGCCACCTCGGCCGGGGTATCGGCTTCGCTGTATTCGACCTTCAAGGATGACAAACGCATCATCCCGGCGCGAGACGACGCCTCGTCGTTCATCGCCAGTGACGGTGCCATCCGTGGGGTGTACCTGGAGTCGATGCTGCAGAGCATCCGCGCACAGAACCCGGACCTTAAGGCCAGTGATGAAGAACTGGCCCGGGCTATTTTGCTGCAGGACGAGTTTGGCGCCGGGCGCTAA
- the moaA gene encoding GTP 3',8-cyclase MoaA, whose translation MSAHGTQLVDGYSRKIDYLRMSVTDRCDFRCVYCMAEDMQFLPRQRILTLEELYQVAERFVAMGTRKIRLTGGEPLVRAGIVELCSRLAALPGLRELCMTSNGSQLVRLAQPLFDAGLARLNISLDSLDAQRFKAMTRTGELARVIAGIDAARAAGFRRTKLNCVVLKGRNDDEVVELVRFAIDRQLDICFIEEMPLGVISEHQRSESYCSSDEVRARIAEHFTLLESAESTQGPSRYWRLAEAPDIRIGFISPHSHNFCGTCNRVRLTVEGRLLLCLGNEHASDLKQVLRAHPGDTARLDKAIRQAMTLKPYSHTFDVNDQVQILRFMNMTGG comes from the coding sequence ATGAGTGCACATGGCACACAACTGGTCGACGGCTACAGTCGGAAAATCGATTACCTGCGCATGTCGGTCACCGACCGCTGCGACTTTCGCTGCGTCTATTGCATGGCCGAAGACATGCAGTTCCTGCCACGCCAGCGCATCCTCACCCTTGAAGAGCTGTACCAGGTCGCCGAACGCTTCGTGGCCATGGGCACGCGCAAGATCCGCCTGACCGGGGGTGAGCCGCTGGTGCGCGCAGGCATTGTCGAGCTGTGCTCGCGCCTCGCCGCCCTGCCCGGCCTGCGTGAGCTGTGCATGACCAGCAATGGCTCGCAACTGGTGCGCCTGGCCCAACCCTTGTTCGATGCAGGCCTGGCGCGCCTGAACATCAGCCTCGACAGCCTCGACGCCCAGCGTTTCAAGGCCATGACCCGCACGGGCGAACTGGCCCGGGTCATCGCCGGCATCGATGCCGCCCGGGCCGCAGGCTTTCGCCGCACCAAGCTCAACTGCGTGGTGCTCAAGGGCCGCAACGATGATGAGGTGGTCGAACTGGTGCGCTTTGCCATCGACCGCCAGCTGGACATTTGTTTTATCGAAGAAATGCCCCTGGGCGTGATCAGCGAACACCAACGCAGCGAGTCCTATTGCTCAAGCGATGAAGTGCGCGCACGTATCGCCGAGCATTTCACCTTGCTCGAATCTGCCGAGTCGACCCAAGGGCCGTCGCGCTACTGGCGCCTGGCCGAGGCCCCGGACATTCGCATCGGTTTTATTTCGCCCCACAGCCACAACTTCTGCGGCACCTGCAACCGCGTGCGCCTGACGGTCGAGGGGCGCTTGTTGCTGTGCCTGGGCAACGAGCACGCCAGTGACCTCAAGCAGGTGCTGCGCGCCCACCCCGGTGATACGGCGCGCCTGGACAAGGCCATCCGCCAGGCCATGACCCTCAAGCCCTACAGCCACACCTTCGATGTCAACGACCAGGTGCAGATTCTGCGGTTCATGAACATGACCGGCGGCTGA
- a CDS encoding HD domain-containing phosphohydrolase: MDEAEVEKPVVLLVDDEVSILNSLRRLLHSQPYEVVLAESAAQALEVLEQRQVSLVISDARMPNMDGATLLALVHQRFPATLRILLTGYADMDTVAKAINDGQIHRYISKPWNDEELLVTLRQALAYQHSESERRRLEQLTQTQNQQLKALNATLEQRVAARTAELQQTADMLDLAYEELKRSYVTGTEVFSLLANLRLPKAKQTNRQVIELIRVYCTRHGLDESRSRDLTMAAALYNIGKMSWNDSMLTCPADLLPHTERDLYRAYPKQSESLVMTLEPLKEAAQLVLYHQERWDGTGFPERLKGEAIPLGARWLKLAVDFIELQRGLVLERQMNSDEALVYIRKYAGRLYDPGLVEDFVNVCAEFLSDVTLADPSVKVVTTRELVGGMVLARNLNADNGMLLLNAGKVLSEALVEKLIAFETMEGGQYSVFVKVPDN, translated from the coding sequence ATGGATGAAGCCGAAGTGGAAAAGCCGGTGGTGTTGCTGGTGGACGATGAGGTCTCGATCCTCAACAGCCTGCGGCGCTTGTTGCACAGCCAGCCGTATGAGGTGGTGCTGGCCGAAAGTGCAGCCCAGGCCCTGGAAGTGCTTGAGCAACGCCAGGTCAGCCTGGTGATCAGCGATGCGCGCATGCCCAACATGGATGGCGCCACCTTGCTTGCGCTCGTGCATCAGCGCTTTCCCGCTACCTTGCGCATCCTGCTCACCGGTTATGCCGACATGGACACCGTGGCCAAGGCGATCAATGACGGCCAGATCCATCGCTACATCAGCAAGCCCTGGAACGACGAAGAGTTGCTGGTGACCCTGCGCCAGGCCCTGGCCTACCAGCACTCGGAAAGCGAACGACGGCGCCTGGAGCAACTGACCCAGACGCAGAACCAGCAACTCAAGGCGCTCAACGCCACCCTCGAACAACGTGTTGCGGCGCGCACCGCCGAGCTGCAGCAGACGGCCGACATGCTCGACCTGGCCTATGAGGAGCTCAAGCGCAGCTACGTGACCGGCACCGAAGTGTTTTCGCTGCTGGCCAACCTGCGCCTGCCCAAGGCCAAGCAGACCAATCGCCAGGTCATCGAGCTGATACGTGTCTACTGCACCCGGCATGGCCTGGATGAAAGCCGCAGCCGCGACCTGACTATGGCGGCGGCGCTGTACAACATCGGCAAGATGAGCTGGAACGACAGCATGCTGACTTGCCCAGCGGACCTGCTGCCACACACCGAACGTGATCTGTACCGGGCCTACCCGAAACAGAGCGAATCGTTGGTGATGACCCTGGAACCGCTAAAGGAGGCGGCGCAGTTGGTGCTTTACCATCAGGAGCGCTGGGATGGCACAGGCTTTCCCGAGCGCCTGAAGGGTGAAGCCATCCCCCTGGGTGCCCGCTGGCTGAAGCTGGCTGTGGATTTCATCGAGTTGCAACGCGGCCTGGTACTGGAGCGGCAGATGAACAGCGATGAAGCGCTGGTCTACATCCGCAAGTATGCCGGCAGGCTGTATGACCCGGGGCTGGTGGAGGATTTCGTCAACGTCTGCGCCGAGTTCCTCAGTGACGTGACCCTGGCCGATCCGTCAGTCAAGGTCGTGACGACTCGCGAGCTGGTGGGCGGCATGGTCCTGGCGCGCAACCTCAACGCCGACAACGGCATGCTCTTGCTCAATGCCGGCAAAGTGCTGAGTGAAGCGCTGGTGGAAAAACTGATTGCCTTCGAAACCATGGAGGGTGGCCAGTACAGTGTGTTCGTCAAGGTGCCGGATAATTGA
- a CDS encoding cytochrome-c peroxidase, whose product MPIVLWLRLLALLPAVALAQTVGGPLSPLPPVPELAPERVELGRRLFNDPRLSSDNSLSCASCHRLDQGGADNQPLSPGIDGKPLPVNTPSVFNASLNARQFWDGRAQTLEEQAHLVVQSPAEMGSDWQVVVQRIANDPGYRAGFARAYDQGVDEHSVQNALASFQRTLLTPGSRFDRYLQGDTAILSIDEKYGYQRFQEYGCIACHQGVNIGGNMLQKFGVLGDYFKDRGNPTPADLGRFNVTGDEEDRHVFKVPSLRNVAVTAPYFHDGSAATLEAAVDVMFRYQLGRTPSDEDKALIIQFLKTLTGQWQGKPL is encoded by the coding sequence ATGCCTATCGTCCTTTGGCTGCGTCTGCTGGCACTGCTGCCAGCCGTCGCCCTGGCGCAGACCGTGGGTGGCCCGCTCTCGCCCTTGCCGCCGGTGCCCGAGCTTGCACCGGAGCGCGTCGAGCTGGGCCGCAGATTGTTCAACGACCCGCGCCTGTCGAGTGACAACAGCCTGTCCTGCGCCAGTTGCCACCGGCTTGACCAGGGCGGTGCCGACAATCAACCGCTGTCCCCCGGTATCGATGGCAAACCCTTGCCGGTCAACACCCCCAGCGTGTTCAACGCCAGCCTCAACGCCCGCCAGTTCTGGGACGGCCGCGCGCAAACCCTGGAGGAGCAAGCGCACCTGGTGGTGCAGAGCCCCGCTGAGATGGGCAGCGACTGGCAGGTGGTGGTGCAACGTATCGCCAATGACCCCGGCTACCGCGCAGGCTTCGCCCGGGCCTATGACCAGGGCGTCGATGAACACAGCGTGCAAAATGCCCTGGCCAGCTTCCAGCGCACCTTGCTCACCCCCGGCTCGCGCTTCGACCGTTACCTGCAGGGCGATACGGCGATCCTGAGCATCGATGAAAAATACGGTTATCAGCGCTTTCAGGAGTACGGCTGCATCGCCTGTCACCAGGGGGTCAATATTGGCGGCAACATGCTGCAGAAATTTGGCGTACTGGGCGACTACTTCAAGGACCGCGGCAACCCGACCCCGGCCGACCTGGGGCGCTTTAACGTCACCGGCGACGAGGAGGATCGCCATGTGTTCAAAGTGCCCAGCCTGCGCAATGTCGCCGTCACTGCCCCGTACTTTCACGATGGCTCGGCCGCCACCCTGGAGGCTGCGGTGGATGTGATGTTCCGCTACCAGCTGGGCCGCACGCCGAGCGACGAAGACAAGGCACTGATCATCCAGTTCCTCAAGACCCTCACCGGCCAATGGCAAGGCAAGCCGCTATGA
- a CDS encoding DAHL domain-containing protein produces the protein MMLTRRRSFLLLATSAALLASVLVYLYLMSKADESDTYAQTRDLIRQIRQNDSQWENEILKARTTINYNYDPLVSPLVEMKQLWRAFDSIEAHHRHAATPAWRAAYTDYQQALEDKSRWVERFKSHNAILRNSLAFLPTAADGIQVRLGQLDAADTLRLHSIATDTYDLMLSSLEFAQMTTDDKAADILVGLNKLAVNKERLPAEFHNPIDILSSHIALILREQPKVNQLLEQIEAVAVAERLDTITQMLDRDERAALLIDQRYHFYLLVFSTLLMLLLLYMAVCLLRSFSEINRVNRALMGANDELEQRVERRTLALTQASTALQREIDERTLLESQLVQSEKLASLGQLAAGVAHEVNNPIGFVSSNLGALDDYFSRLQDMLKAYRQAETAIDPVALSASLAALRTEIELDYILDDIPLLIRESKDGISRVGQIVKDLKDFSRVDSSQDWQWANLQQGIESTLNIVASELKYKADLVKAYAPLPEVECLPSQINQVIMNLVVNAAQAMGPQRGTITLRSGCEGEQVWIEVADDGCGIPADSLQKIFDPFYTTKPVGQGTGLGLSLSYGIIKRHRGEIRVLSEVGVGTTFRIELPVHQTRVA, from the coding sequence ATGATGCTGACCCGCCGCCGTAGTTTCCTGTTGCTGGCCACCAGCGCCGCGCTGCTGGCCTCGGTGCTTGTGTACCTGTACCTGATGTCCAAGGCCGATGAAAGTGACACCTACGCCCAGACTCGCGACCTGATCCGGCAAATCAGGCAGAACGACTCGCAATGGGAAAACGAGATACTCAAGGCGCGTACCACCATCAACTACAACTATGACCCGCTGGTGTCACCACTGGTGGAGATGAAACAACTGTGGCGCGCCTTTGACAGCATCGAAGCCCATCACCGGCATGCGGCGACCCCAGCCTGGCGCGCGGCTTACACCGACTACCAGCAGGCGCTTGAGGACAAATCGCGGTGGGTCGAGCGGTTCAAGTCGCATAACGCCATCTTGCGCAACTCCCTGGCGTTCCTGCCCACCGCCGCCGATGGCATCCAGGTGCGATTGGGGCAACTGGACGCCGCCGACACCTTGCGCTTGCACAGCATCGCCACCGACACCTACGACCTGATGCTCAGCAGCCTGGAATTCGCCCAGATGACCACCGATGACAAGGCGGCCGACATCCTCGTGGGCCTGAACAAGCTGGCGGTCAACAAGGAGCGCCTGCCCGCCGAGTTCCACAACCCCATCGATATCCTCAGCAGCCACATCGCCTTGATTCTGCGTGAGCAGCCCAAGGTCAATCAGTTGCTCGAGCAGATCGAAGCGGTGGCGGTGGCCGAGCGCCTGGACACCATCACCCAGATGCTCGACCGCGATGAACGTGCCGCCCTGCTGATCGACCAGCGTTATCACTTCTACCTGCTGGTGTTTTCCACGCTGCTGATGCTGTTGCTGTTGTACATGGCGGTATGCCTGCTGCGCAGTTTCAGTGAAATCAACCGGGTCAACCGCGCCCTGATGGGCGCCAATGATGAACTGGAGCAGCGGGTCGAACGCCGCACCCTGGCCCTGACCCAGGCCAGCACCGCGCTGCAGCGCGAGATCGACGAGCGCACGCTGCTGGAAAGCCAGCTGGTGCAATCGGAAAAGCTGGCCTCCCTGGGCCAGTTGGCCGCAGGCGTTGCCCACGAGGTCAACAACCCGATCGGCTTTGTGTCCTCCAACCTGGGGGCGCTGGACGACTATTTCAGCCGCCTGCAGGACATGCTCAAGGCCTATCGCCAGGCAGAAACCGCCATCGATCCGGTAGCTTTGAGTGCCAGCCTGGCGGCGCTGCGTACCGAGATCGAACTGGACTACATCCTCGACGACATCCCGCTGCTGATCCGCGAGTCCAAGGATGGCATCAGCCGCGTCGGGCAAATCGTCAAGGACCTCAAGGATTTCTCCCGGGTGGATTCGAGCCAGGACTGGCAGTGGGCCAATTTGCAGCAAGGGATCGAGTCGACCCTGAACATCGTTGCCAGCGAGCTCAAGTACAAGGCCGACCTGGTCAAGGCCTATGCGCCGTTGCCGGAGGTCGAGTGCCTGCCTTCGCAGATCAACCAGGTGATCATGAATCTGGTGGTCAACGCCGCCCAGGCTATGGGCCCGCAGCGTGGCACCATCACCCTGCGCAGCGGCTGCGAGGGCGAGCAGGTGTGGATCGAAGTGGCTGACGACGGCTGCGGCATTCCCGCCGACAGCCTGCAGAAAATCTTCGACCCCTTCTACACCACCAAGCCGGTGGGCCAGGGTACCGGGCTGGGCTTGTCGCTGTCCTACGGCATCATCAAGCGCCACCGGGGGGAGATCCGCGTGCTCAGCGAAGTCGGTGTCGGCACCACCTTCAGGATCGAATTGCCGGTGCACCAGACGCGGGTGGCCTGA